A genome region from Prinia subflava isolate CZ2003 ecotype Zambia chromosome 12, Cam_Psub_1.2, whole genome shotgun sequence includes the following:
- the LOC134557199 gene encoding endosome-associated-trafficking regulator 1-like isoform X1 — translation MAAPPQPGVPGHCSPFVTAQSSPSSPAQTSRLSPADCSRDSAFLHSDSFSRDGAAALDPSTDSVFFHSKTSSREGMAVHGPLSDSVFARSNTFSLDGAGAPSSDSVFYHSDSRRDGTAPPSVGSDSVFRHSQTFTADGSALPSVGSDSVFRHSKTFTADGSALPSVGSDSVFRHSKTFTADGSVPPSVGSDSVFRHSQTFTADGSASLGQLQEENAVLRSRINDLEMMTATQAGRLMVLEKSLEENKIKEEKQALDLESIEKYVERTLEMMTKQRVARAEEITKLKQENAQLQAELRGSRQERALEVGQAELPMDTQSAQAALQHLCRVTANCRDTVRQLLSEAETLQLIIEILKSIEGFAAAS, via the exons ATGGCGGCACCGCCCCAGCCGGGCGTCCCGGGCCATTGCAGCCCCTTTGTCACGGCCCAGTCCAGCCCCTCATCCCCGGCCCAGACCAGCCGCTTATCCCCGGCCGACTGCAGCCGCGACAGCGCGTTCCTGCACTCCGACTCCTTCAGCCGTGATGGGGCGGCCGCTCTCGACCCCTCCACCGACAGCGTGTTCTTCCACTCCAAGACCTCCAGCCGTGAAGGAATGGCCGTTCACGGCCCCTTGTCCGACAGCGTGTTCGCCCGCTCCAACACCTTCAGCCTTGACGGAGCGGGCGCTCCCTCCTCCGACAGCGTGTTCTACCACTCCGACTCCAGACGTGACGGGACGGCCCCTCCCAGCGTCGGTTCCGACAGCGTGTTCCGCCACTCTCAGACCTTCACCGCTGACGGGTCGGCCCTTCCCAGCGTCGGTTCCGACAGCGTGTTCCGCCACTCCAAGACCTTCACCGCTGACGGGTCGGCCCTTCCCAGCGTCGGCTCCGACAGCGTGTTCCGCCACTCCAAGACTTTCACCGCTGACGGGTCGGTCCCTCCCAGCGTCGGCTCCGACAGCGTGTTCCGCCACTCTCAGACCTTCACCGCTGACGGGTCGGCCAGTCTCGGGCAG ctACAAGAAGAGAATGCTGTTTTGAGAAGCAGGATCAATGATCTTGAGATGATGACTGCAACTCAAGCAGGGAG GCTAATGGTGCTTGAGAAGAGccttgaggaaaacaaaatcaaagaagaaaaacaagcacTGGATTTGGAATCAATTGAGAAGTACGTGGAGCGTACTCTCGAAATGATGACC AAACAGAGGGTTGCCAGAGCTGAGGAAATTACCAAACTGAAACAGGAAAACGCACAGCTCCAG GCTGAGCTGAGGGGTTCGAGGCAGGAGAGGGCGCTGGAGGTGGGCCAGGCGGAGCTGCCCATGGACACGCAGAGCGCGCAGGCGGCCCTGCAGCACCTGTGCCGGGTCACAGCCAACTGCCGAGATACCGTCAG gcagctgctgtctGAAGCAGAAACCTTGCAGCTCATCATTGAAATCCTGAAATCCATAGAGGGATTCGCTGCGGCATCTTAG
- the LOC134557199 gene encoding endosome-associated-trafficking regulator 1-like isoform X2, which yields MAAPPQPGVPGHCSPFVTAQSSPSSPAQTSRLSPADCSRDSAFLHSDSFSRDGAAALDPSTDSVFFHSKTSSREGMAVHGPLSDSVFARSNTFSLDGAGAPSSDSVFYHSDSRRDGTAPPSVGSDSVFRHSQTFTADGSALPSVGSDSVFRHSKTFTADGSALPSVGSDSVFPPSVGSDSVFRHSQTFTADGSASLGQLQEENAVLRSRINDLEMMTATQAGRLMVLEKSLEENKIKEEKQALDLESIEKYVERTLEMMTKQRVARAEEITKLKQENAQLQAELRGSRQERALEVGQAELPMDTQSAQAALQHLCRVTANCRDTVRQLLSEAETLQLIIEILKSIEGFAAAS from the exons ATGGCGGCACCGCCCCAGCCGGGCGTCCCGGGCCATTGCAGCCCCTTTGTCACGGCCCAGTCCAGCCCCTCATCCCCGGCCCAGACCAGCCGCTTATCCCCGGCCGACTGCAGCCGCGACAGCGCGTTCCTGCACTCCGACTCCTTCAGCCGTGATGGGGCGGCCGCTCTCGACCCCTCCACCGACAGCGTGTTCTTCCACTCCAAGACCTCCAGCCGTGAAGGAATGGCCGTTCACGGCCCCTTGTCCGACAGCGTGTTCGCCCGCTCCAACACCTTCAGCCTTGACGGAGCGGGCGCTCCCTCCTCCGACAGCGTGTTCTACCACTCCGACTCCAGACGTGACGGGACGGCCCCTCCCAGCGTCGGTTCCGACAGCGTGTTCCGCCACTCTCAGACCTTCACCGCTGACGGGTCGGCCCTTCCCAGCGTCGGTTCCGACAGCGTGTTCCGCCACTCCAAGACCTTCACCGCTGACGGGTCGGCCCTTCCCAGCGTCGGCTCCGACAGCGTGT TCCCTCCCAGCGTCGGCTCCGACAGCGTGTTCCGCCACTCTCAGACCTTCACCGCTGACGGGTCGGCCAGTCTCGGGCAG ctACAAGAAGAGAATGCTGTTTTGAGAAGCAGGATCAATGATCTTGAGATGATGACTGCAACTCAAGCAGGGAG GCTAATGGTGCTTGAGAAGAGccttgaggaaaacaaaatcaaagaagaaaaacaagcacTGGATTTGGAATCAATTGAGAAGTACGTGGAGCGTACTCTCGAAATGATGACC AAACAGAGGGTTGCCAGAGCTGAGGAAATTACCAAACTGAAACAGGAAAACGCACAGCTCCAG GCTGAGCTGAGGGGTTCGAGGCAGGAGAGGGCGCTGGAGGTGGGCCAGGCGGAGCTGCCCATGGACACGCAGAGCGCGCAGGCGGCCCTGCAGCACCTGTGCCGGGTCACAGCCAACTGCCGAGATACCGTCAG gcagctgctgtctGAAGCAGAAACCTTGCAGCTCATCATTGAAATCCTGAAATCCATAGAGGGATTCGCTGCGGCATCTTAG
- the PMPCA gene encoding mitochondrial-processing peptidase subunit alpha: protein MAAAMAWLRRGACGPARRCGLAAGRSYSGGGAYPSVSLACPLPGVPKAVFAAAESRERFETRVTVLENGLRVASQNKFGQFCTVGLLVNSGSRHEAKYLSGISHFLEKLAFSSTAQFGSKDEILLTLEKHGGICDCQASRDTIMYAVSADARGLDTVVNLLADVTLQPRLSDEEIEMTRMAIRFELEDLNMRPDPEPLLTEMIHAAAFRDNTVGLNRFCPVENTDKITRDVLHSYLSSYYTPDRMVLAGVGIEHEHLVECARKYLLGVQPVWGSGQGRAVDRSVAQYTGGIVKVEKDMSDVSLGPTPIPELTHIMIGLESCSFLEDDFIPFAVLNMMMGGGGSFSAGGPGKGMFTRLYLNVLNRHHWMYNATSYHHSYEDTGLLCIHASADPKQVREMVEIITREFILMAGTVGEVELERAKTQLKSMLMMNLESRPVIFEDVGRQVLATNTRKLPHELCALISQVKPADIKRVVTKMLHKKPAVAALGDLTDLPTYEHIQAALSSKDGRLPRLYRLFR, encoded by the exons ATGGCGGCGGCCATGGCGTGGCTGAGGCGCGGCGCCTGTGGCCCGGCCCGGCG GTGCGGGCTGGCGGCGGGCCGCAGCtacagcggcggcggcgcgtACCCCAGCGTGTCGCTGGCGTGCCCGCTGCCCGGCGTGCCCAAGGCCGTGTTCGCGGCGGCCGAGAGCCGGGAGCGCTTCGAGACGCGGGTGACGGTGCTGGAGAACGGGCTCCGCGTGGCCTCGCAGAACAAATTCGGGCAGTTCTGCACCGTGGGCC TGCTGGTGAATTCGGGATCAAGGCACGAAGCCAAATACCTCAGTGGTATCTCCCACTTCTTGGAAAAACTGGCGTTCTCT TCCACAGCTCAGTTTGGCAGCAAGGATGAAATTCTCCTCACCTTAGAGAAGCACGGAGGCATTTGTGACTGCCAGGCATCGAG GGACACCATCATGTACGCAGTGTCTGCTGATGCCAGAGGCCTGGACACCGTGGTCAACTTGCTGGCTGATGTAACACTGCAGCCCAGGTTATCAG ATGAGGAAATCGAGATGACCCGAATGGCCATCAGGTTTGAGCTGGAGGATCTGAACATGAGGCCTGACCCAGAGCCTCTCCTCACGGAAATGATCCATGCA GCAGCCTTCAGAGACAACACAGTGGGACTGAACAGGTTCTGCCCCGTGGAGAACACGGACAAAATCACCCGGGACGTGCTGCACTCGTACCTGAGCAGTTACTACACCCCAGACAGGATGGTGCTGGCCGGGGTGGGCATCGAGCACGAGCACCTGGTGGAGTGTGCCAGGAAATACCTGCTGGGCGTGCAGCCCGTGTGGGGCTccggccagggcagggctgtggacAGGTCTGTGGCTCAGTACACCGGAGGCATTGTCAAG GTTGAAAAAGACATGTCAGATGTGAGTCTGGGCCCTACTCCCATCCCAGAGCTCACCCACATCATGATTGGGTTAGAAAGCTGCTCATTTTTA GAGGACGATTTCATTCCTTTTGCGGTGCTGAACATGATGATGGGAGGTGGTGGCTCTTTCTCAGCTGGAGGGCCTGGCAAGGGCATGTTCACCCGGCTGTACCTCAATGTGCTCAACAG GCACCACTGGATGTACAATGCCACCTCTTACCACCACAGCTATGAGGACACAGGTCTCCTGTGTATCCATGCCAGTGCAGATCCAAAACAG GTTCGGGAGATGGTGGAAATCATCACCAGGGAATTCATCCTCATGGCAGGAACAGTGGGAGAG GTGGAACTTGAGAGAGCAAAGACACAGCTCAAATCCATGCTCATGATGAACCTGGAGTCTCGGCCAGTGATCTTTGAAGATGTGGGGAGGCAGGTTTTGGCAACAAACACAAGGAAGCTACCTCATGAGCTCTGTGCCCTCATCA GTCAGGTGAAACCCGCTGATATCAAGAGGGTGGTGACCAAGATGCTGCATAAGAagccagcagtggctgccctgGGTGACCTGACAGATCTGCCCACGTACGAGCACATCCAGGCCGCCCTCTCCAGCAAGGACGGGCGGCTCCCGCGGCTCTACCGCCTCTTCCGATag